In one Misgurnus anguillicaudatus chromosome 1, ASM2758022v2, whole genome shotgun sequence genomic region, the following are encoded:
- the LOC129435884 gene encoding cell division cycle protein 20 homolog → MAHFCLENDIHNILRLDMPITTPPMARWQWKASTSNSTNPNSLSPNKSVNRSVSLSKTPSKTPGKNSKTQNTPTAGGDRFIPTRNNKQLDVASFLISKANEPVEETPSLATNQKAWSVTLNGYDIEEAKILHFGGNPLNAPEGYQNNTTPASVKKSRCISSVTEQILHAPGFRNDFYLNLMDWGRQNLLAIGLAHRVFLWDAAVEDIILLKKMEDENNFICSVSWSKDGNFLAVGTSDCKVELWDVQCQKRLRSMDGHSARVGCLSWNHHILSSGSRSGMIHQHDVRVADHHIDTYGGHSGEVCGLSWSPDGQYLASGGNDDTVFIWPMTTGSGNQVVRALTEHQGAVKALAWCPWQPNILASGGGIGDHHIRIWNANSGSCISSLDTPSQISSLVFSPNYKELVSGHGFGHDKVIIWKYPSLTKVAELEGHEDRILNLALSPDGSTVASIAADETVRLWKCFEKDPVKKPKPTSSIIQQHIR, encoded by the exons ATGGCCCACTTTTGCCTTGAAAACGACATCCACAACATCCTAAGATTGGACATGCCGATTACAACGCCCCCGATGGCGAGGTGGCAGTGGAAAGCCAGCACATCCAACTCTACAAACCCAAACTCTCTATCACCCAACAAGAGTGTAAACAGATCAGTAAGCCTTTCCAAAACACCAAGCAAAACGCCAG GAAAGAACAGCAAAACCCAAAACACCCCTACAGCAGGGGGAGACCGTTTCATCCCCACAAGAAATAACAAACAGCTGGATGTGGCGAGCTTTCTTATTTCAAAAGCGAATGAGCCGGTTGAAGAGACTCCATCCTTGGCA ACAAATCAAAAAGCTTGGTCTGTGACACTAAATGGGTATGACATTGAGGaagcaaaaatcttacatttCGGAGGCAATCCACTAAATGCCCCTGAGG GTTATCAGAATAACACCACACCGGCCTCAGTCAAGAAAAGCAGATGCATCTCTTCAGTTACAGAGCAGATTCTACATGCTCCTGGTTTCAGAAATGACTTCT ATCTGAACCTGATGGACTGGGGAAGGCAAAACCTGTTGGCCATTGGCCTTGCCCACCGTGTGTTTTTGTGGGATGCTGCTGTGGAAGACATCATTTTATTGAAGAAAATGGAAGATGAAAACAATTTCATCTGCTcggtctcttggagcaaagatGGCAATTTCCTGGCTGTTGGGACTAGTGATTGTAAAGTCGAG TTATGGGATGTGCAATGCCAAAAACGTCTTCGCAGCATGGACGGCCATTCAGCAAGGGTTGGATGCTTGAGTTGGAATCATCACATTTTGTCTAG TGGCTCTCGATCTGGTATGATTCATCAGCATGATGTCCGTGTAGCTGACCATCACATAGACACATACGGGGGGCACAGTGGGGAAGTTTGTGGCCTTTCTTGGTCCCCTGATGGACAATATTTAGCTAGTGGTGGCAATGACGATACTGTGTTTATTTGGCCAATGACAACTGGATCAGGCAATCAAGTTGTCCGTGCACTAACAGAACACCAAGGAGCAGTCAAG GCTTTGGCATGGTGTCCGTGGCAACCTAACATCCTTGCATCTGGAGGAGGTATAGGTGATCACCATATTCGCATTTGGAATGCCAATAGTGGCTCTTGCATCAGTTCTTTGGATACACCCTCACAG ATATCATCTCTTGTGTTTTCACCAAATTACAAAGAGCTGGTGTCGGGCCATGGTTTTGGTCATGACAAGGTTATCATTTGGAAGTACCCCTCGCTTACTAAAGTTGCTGAACTTGAAG GACATGAAGACCGAATTCTGAACTTGGCACTGAGTCCAGATGGTTCTACGGTGGCTTCTATAGCTGCTGATGAAACCGTTAGACTCTGGAAGTGTTTTGAAAAGGATCCTGTCAAAAAACCCAAACCTACCAGCAGTATCATTCAGCAACACATTCGATAA